Proteins from a genomic interval of Nitrospirota bacterium:
- the trpE gene encoding anthranilate synthase component I, with product MAPPQYSLSLDQFRQYAEQGNLIPLYREILADYETPVSAFSKIDHGPSAYLLESIEGGEKWARYSFLGSGSPVVVYEDRGDLVVVQGTRKKRIPSRGNPLERLREMMEGYRPVTVPDLPPFVGGAVGYLSYDMVRTFEDMAARQKDPLNLPDCAFLLTDTMLIFDNVAQKIKVVSTAHITAKGERGLKAAYRLATERIERMIARLKRPLRRARPHRRRKPVTFTSNMSKADFEKMVVRTKEYIRAGDIVQTVVSQRWETNLQAPPLQLYRALRVVNPSPYMYYLRIAGVELVGSSPETLVRCENGVISLRPIAGTRRRGATPEEDQQMEKRLLADEKERAEHVMLVDLGRNDVGRVAKAGSVVVDSLMHVERYSHVMHIVSNVTGQLDESKTSYDVLRACFPAGTVSGAPKIRAMQIIDELEPTRRGPYAGAVGYLSFSGNMDMCINIRTVVVKKHQAFIQAGAGIVADSNPEHEYEETCNKAQAMMKAVQLAEQGLE from the coding sequence GTGGCGCCGCCGCAATACTCGCTCAGCCTCGACCAATTTCGGCAATATGCCGAACAGGGTAATCTCATTCCGCTCTATCGAGAGATTCTCGCGGACTATGAAACCCCCGTCTCTGCCTTTTCCAAAATCGATCATGGCCCCTCCGCCTACCTCCTAGAGTCTATTGAGGGGGGTGAGAAATGGGCGCGTTATTCCTTTCTCGGCAGTGGTTCGCCCGTTGTCGTCTACGAAGATCGTGGCGACCTGGTTGTCGTGCAGGGTACACGCAAGAAGCGTATTCCCAGTCGTGGAAATCCGCTTGAACGTCTGCGTGAGATGATGGAGGGTTATCGCCCGGTGACGGTGCCGGACCTGCCCCCGTTCGTCGGCGGTGCTGTTGGATATCTGAGCTACGATATGGTGCGGACGTTCGAGGACATGGCCGCCAGGCAGAAGGATCCTCTGAATCTGCCGGACTGTGCCTTCCTGCTCACCGATACCATGCTGATTTTCGACAATGTCGCCCAGAAGATCAAAGTCGTGTCTACTGCGCATATCACGGCGAAGGGGGAGCGTGGCCTCAAGGCCGCCTACCGGTTAGCCACGGAACGGATCGAGCGCATGATCGCGCGGCTGAAACGTCCGCTTCGCCGTGCTCGTCCGCATCGCCGCCGGAAGCCGGTGACGTTTACGTCGAATATGAGCAAGGCAGATTTTGAGAAGATGGTCGTGCGGACGAAGGAATATATTCGGGCCGGCGATATCGTCCAAACCGTGGTTTCTCAGAGATGGGAGACCAACCTGCAAGCGCCGCCGTTGCAACTCTATCGCGCCTTACGTGTGGTGAATCCGTCTCCCTATATGTATTACCTGCGTATTGCAGGGGTTGAGCTGGTCGGCTCCTCTCCTGAGACGCTCGTCCGGTGCGAAAACGGTGTCATCTCTCTTCGTCCCATTGCCGGCACGCGCCGCCGCGGGGCCACGCCGGAAGAAGATCAGCAGATGGAGAAGCGGTTGCTGGCGGATGAGAAGGAACGGGCCGAGCATGTCATGCTCGTGGATCTCGGGCGGAACGATGTCGGACGTGTGGCGAAAGCAGGGTCGGTCGTGGTGGATTCACTCATGCACGTCGAGCGGTATTCGCACGTCATGCACATCGTCTCGAATGTGACAGGGCAACTGGATGAGTCGAAGACCTCGTACGACGTATTGCGGGCTTGTTTTCCTGCCGGTACGGTCTCCGGCGCGCCGAAGATTCGCGCGATGCAGATCATCGATGAACTCGAGCCGACCAGGCGCGGGCCCTATGCCGGCGCGGTGGGATACCTCAGCTTCTCCGGCAACATGGACATGTGTATCAACATTCGCACTGTCGTCGTCAAAAAGCACCAGGCCTTCATCCAAGCCGGGGCTGGCATCGTTGCCGATTCGAATCCTGAACATGAATATGAAGAGACCTGCAACAAGGCTCAGGCCATGATGAAGGCTGTCCAATTGGCCGAGCAGGGATTGGAATGA
- a CDS encoding LysM peptidoglycan-binding domain-containing protein: MKEENYVIKSMSRSIYHGVTIVCGMLLLSGCVMAEKYEAEKARSLNFQRLLAQEEKRTGELDNEAKRGKKELMEFEARNRELTAQVQAVREQMARVQEEADAMKESALLERKAKADMKRAASPGRKALQVEPTLDTTDTVDLSATALGIAPEVPAVSGAVESSMGSLRSPTVHVVKPGETLYRISRKYGATVDKIRKWNRLPDDIIEVGQKLIVGQE, encoded by the coding sequence ATGAAAGAGGAGAATTACGTGATCAAGTCAATGTCCAGATCCATCTATCACGGTGTGACGATCGTCTGTGGAATGCTCCTATTGAGCGGGTGTGTGATGGCCGAAAAGTACGAGGCGGAAAAGGCGCGCAGCCTGAACTTTCAACGGCTGTTGGCCCAGGAAGAGAAACGAACCGGCGAACTGGATAATGAAGCGAAGCGGGGCAAGAAAGAACTGATGGAGTTTGAGGCCAGAAACCGGGAGCTCACGGCGCAGGTGCAAGCCGTTCGGGAGCAAATGGCCCGTGTGCAGGAAGAAGCCGACGCGATGAAGGAGTCGGCGCTGCTGGAACGTAAAGCCAAGGCCGATATGAAACGTGCCGCCTCGCCTGGGCGCAAGGCGCTGCAGGTTGAACCGACTCTCGATACGACCGATACCGTGGACCTGAGCGCGACTGCTCTCGGGATCGCTCCGGAGGTTCCGGCTGTGTCAGGGGCAGTAGAGTCGTCGATGGGAAGCTTGCGATCGCCCACCGTTCATGTCGTGAAACCCGGCGAAACGCTTTACCGGATCAGTCGGAAGTATGGCGCCACTGTCGATAAGATCAGGAAGTGGAACAGACTGCCGGACGACATTATCGAAGTAGGGCAGAAGCTCATCGTAGGCCAAGAGTAA
- a CDS encoding aminodeoxychorismate/anthranilate synthase component II — translation MLLMIDNYDSFTYNLVQYFGELGEDVRVFRNNKITIEQIESLKPSRIVISPGPCTPMEAGVSVETIRHFGGRLPLLGVCLGHQSLAVAFGGDVVRAERLMHGKTSKIRHDGKTIFYQLPNPFDATRYHSLIVKRDTLPSCFEISAETSEGEIMGLRHRSLGIEGVQFHPESILTTAGKDLLRNFLKL, via the coding sequence ATGCTGCTGATGATCGACAACTACGATTCCTTCACCTACAACCTGGTGCAATACTTCGGGGAGTTGGGTGAAGATGTTCGGGTGTTTCGTAACAATAAGATTACGATTGAGCAGATTGAGTCGCTGAAACCCAGCCGCATCGTCATTTCTCCAGGGCCCTGTACGCCGATGGAAGCGGGTGTGTCGGTCGAGACCATCAGGCATTTCGGCGGGCGACTTCCTCTCTTGGGCGTCTGTCTCGGCCATCAATCTCTGGCCGTGGCGTTTGGCGGTGACGTGGTTCGAGCTGAACGGTTGATGCACGGGAAAACGTCGAAGATCCGGCATGACGGGAAAACGATTTTCTATCAGCTTCCCAATCCCTTTGATGCCACTCGCTACCATTCCCTGATCGTGAAACGGGACACCCTTCCGTCCTGCTTTGAGATCTCCGCCGAGACGTCGGAAGGGGAAATCATGGGCTTGCGCCATCGCTCATTGGGCATTGAAGGGGTGCAGTTTCACCCAGAGTCGATCCTCACCACGGCGGGGAAGGACCTCCTCCGTAACTTCCTGAAGTTGTAG
- the ligA gene encoding NAD-dependent DNA ligase LigA, which produces MAHADILARLIALKDEVRRHDYLYYVKDRPEIADSLYDRLFRELIDLEQAHPELVTPDSPTQRVGAPPLESLIKVPHEQPMLSLDSILDQEEVRAFDQRMKRELETPAVEYSAEPKFDGLSVELVYDHGMFTRGATRGDGATGEDVTVNLRTIRSLPLQLQAQSGFPDHLVVRGEVYMRLDDFQALNRRITERGDDAFANPRNAAAGSLRQLDSTITATRPLVVTCYEIMALSTPAPLTHWEELEQLARWGIPVPTHRRLCASIDDVMAFHRETESIRDQLLYEIDGVVVKVNRRDWQHRLGMKSRSPRWALAYKFTPRKEISVIQDIVVSVGRTGTLTPVALLKPVEVGGVTISRATLHNADEVARKDIRIGDTVKVERAGDVIPAIAERVPIPDERRNAPFLMPDHCPVCGSNVGREGAYFYCTGQLVCGAQLKGAIEHFASKHALNIEGLGKKTVAQLVDEGLVRSLADLYRLTNADLVRLEGFADRSATALVESIAGSAAVSLDRFLMGLGIRQVGQHIAKVLAREFTSLEEIMAADRERLLQIREIGPEISDSLVAYWSEPRNREAIAQLQTLGLQIAPGMARGDRMESPLAGKTIVFTGGLDHFTRDEAQQAVETAGARVASSVSKKTSYVVAGRDPGSKLDQARVLGVAILTEQEFAALIGKERGKPS; this is translated from the coding sequence ATGGCCCACGCCGACATCCTTGCCAGACTCATCGCGCTCAAAGACGAAGTCAGACGCCACGACTATCTCTACTACGTCAAGGATCGTCCAGAAATTGCTGATTCCCTGTACGATCGTCTATTCCGCGAGCTGATCGATCTGGAGCAAGCGCATCCTGAACTTGTCACGCCCGATTCCCCGACCCAACGGGTCGGCGCGCCACCGCTTGAGTCGCTGATCAAGGTTCCCCACGAGCAGCCGATGCTCAGTCTGGACTCGATTCTCGATCAGGAGGAGGTCCGGGCATTCGACCAACGGATGAAACGCGAACTGGAAACCCCTGCCGTTGAGTACAGCGCGGAACCAAAGTTCGATGGGTTATCGGTCGAACTGGTCTACGACCATGGGATGTTCACCCGTGGAGCGACCAGGGGCGACGGAGCGACCGGAGAGGATGTGACCGTCAACCTGAGAACGATTCGTTCGCTCCCGCTGCAATTACAGGCACAGTCAGGGTTTCCTGACCATCTTGTCGTACGGGGCGAGGTATACATGCGCCTCGATGATTTCCAAGCCTTGAATCGACGGATCACCGAACGAGGCGACGACGCCTTTGCGAATCCACGCAATGCGGCCGCTGGTTCTCTCCGGCAATTGGATTCCACGATTACCGCGACCCGTCCATTGGTTGTGACCTGTTATGAAATCATGGCCCTCTCCACACCCGCGCCACTCACACATTGGGAGGAGCTTGAACAATTGGCCCGATGGGGGATCCCGGTGCCGACGCATCGGCGGCTCTGTGCCTCGATCGATGACGTAATGGCCTTTCACCGCGAAACGGAATCGATCCGGGACCAGCTACTCTATGAAATCGATGGCGTAGTAGTGAAAGTGAATCGCCGAGACTGGCAACATCGCCTGGGGATGAAGTCCCGCAGCCCACGCTGGGCCCTCGCCTACAAATTTACCCCGCGCAAGGAAATTTCCGTCATACAGGATATCGTCGTGTCCGTCGGGAGAACCGGAACCCTCACACCAGTCGCACTCTTGAAACCGGTGGAAGTCGGTGGCGTCACCATCAGTCGAGCCACCCTACACAACGCCGATGAGGTCGCCAGAAAAGATATTCGGATCGGGGATACCGTCAAAGTTGAACGGGCCGGCGATGTGATCCCCGCCATTGCTGAACGTGTCCCCATCCCCGATGAACGACGGAACGCTCCCTTTCTGATGCCGGATCACTGTCCGGTCTGCGGATCGAACGTCGGCCGCGAGGGTGCCTATTTCTACTGTACCGGTCAATTGGTATGTGGCGCCCAATTGAAGGGGGCAATCGAACACTTTGCGTCCAAACATGCGCTCAACATCGAAGGCTTAGGAAAGAAGACCGTGGCGCAGCTGGTTGACGAGGGACTGGTACGATCACTCGCCGATCTCTATCGCCTGACCAACGCCGATCTCGTTCGGCTTGAAGGATTTGCCGATCGGTCTGCCACAGCCCTCGTGGAGTCGATTGCGGGCAGTGCAGCCGTTTCACTCGATCGATTTCTGATGGGACTTGGGATTCGACAAGTCGGACAACATATCGCCAAAGTCCTAGCCCGTGAGTTCACGTCTCTTGAAGAGATCATGGCAGCAGATCGGGAGCGGCTTCTGCAGATTCGTGAAATTGGCCCTGAGATATCGGACAGCTTGGTGGCCTATTGGTCTGAGCCACGCAATCGAGAAGCCATCGCACAACTCCAAACATTGGGGCTGCAGATCGCGCCGGGCATGGCCCGAGGTGACCGGATGGAATCTCCGCTCGCGGGAAAGACAATCGTGTTTACCGGGGGACTGGATCATTTCACACGAGATGAGGCACAGCAAGCCGTCGAAACGGCCGGAGCGCGCGTTGCCTCAAGCGTGAGTAAAAAGACGTCGTACGTGGTCGCGGGACGAGACCCGGGCTCCAAACTGGATCAAGCTCGTGTGCTGGGGGTAGCGATTCTGACGGAGCAGGAGTTCGCCGCCTTGATTGGAAAGGAAAGGGGCAAGCCTAGCTGA
- the trpC gene encoding indole-3-glycerol phosphate synthase TrpC has protein sequence MILSRILEHKKAELRHKQSRGYLSELKKRIQDAPGVLGFAVALEATKTAGSPSLIAEVKKASPSLGLLRPEFSERFNYLEIAKAYHAHGASALSVLTDKDFFQGSLDYLREIKESVPMPALNKEFMVEEIQFYEARAYGADAVLLIVAALERQQLIDFYALARGLGLDVLIETHHERELDRVLERVPDARLIGINNRDLKTFTTDLGVTLRLAKRIPVDKLIISESGIHTRADVERLVEAGIHAMLVGESLIRAEDTAAKIRELMGIPDSSHI, from the coding sequence GTGATTCTTTCTCGTATTCTGGAGCATAAGAAAGCGGAACTCCGGCATAAGCAAAGCCGCGGGTACCTCTCTGAGCTGAAGAAAAGAATTCAGGACGCACCAGGTGTGTTAGGTTTCGCCGTCGCTCTCGAAGCGACAAAAACGGCCGGCAGCCCGTCGCTGATCGCCGAAGTTAAAAAGGCCTCGCCCAGTCTTGGTCTCCTCCGGCCCGAGTTCTCCGAGCGGTTTAATTACCTCGAGATTGCCAAGGCCTACCATGCGCATGGCGCGTCGGCTCTGTCTGTCTTAACCGACAAGGATTTTTTTCAAGGCAGTCTCGACTACCTTCGCGAGATCAAAGAATCGGTGCCGATGCCTGCCTTGAATAAAGAGTTCATGGTCGAAGAGATCCAGTTTTACGAGGCGCGTGCCTACGGAGCCGATGCCGTGCTTTTGATCGTCGCAGCATTGGAACGTCAGCAATTAATAGACTTCTATGCGCTCGCTCGCGGGTTAGGGCTGGATGTCTTGATCGAAACTCATCATGAGCGAGAACTCGACAGAGTGTTGGAGCGTGTCCCGGACGCGCGGCTGATCGGTATCAACAATCGGGACCTCAAGACCTTCACGACGGATCTAGGCGTGACTCTGCGGTTGGCTAAACGAATCCCGGTGGACAAGCTGATCATCAGTGAAAGCGGGATCCACACACGTGCTGATGTCGAACGGCTCGTCGAAGCCGGTATCCATGCCATGCTCGTCGGAGAATCGCTCATTCGCGCAGAAGATACGGCGGCCAAGATCCGCGAGCTGATGGGAATACCGGATTCATCTCATATCTAA
- the trpB gene encoding tryptophan synthase subunit beta codes for MTMGAVPNKQGRFGAYGGRYVPETLMPALLELEEEYARAKKDRRFQSELASYLKHYVGRPTSLYFAQRLTKRLGGAKIYLKREDLCHTGAHKINNAIGQGLLALRMKKPRIIAETGAGQHGVATATVAAMFGLQCEIYMGTEDMQRQALNVFRMRLLGSTVTGVDAGSRTLKDAISEAMRDWTTNIRTTHYILGSVLGAHPYPMMIRDFQAIIGRETRRQILAAEGRLPDCLIACVGGGSNAMGLFHAFIKDKKVKMVGVEAGGLGVASGKHAARFEGGKPGVLQGTMTYLLQDDDGQINLTHSVSAGLDYAAVGPEHSYLRDQGRASYTSVTDDEAMAAFDLLAREEGIMPALESAHAIAHTVKVAPTMKKSQILVVNLSGRGDKDVQQVAKMRGITL; via the coding sequence ATGACGATGGGCGCAGTTCCCAACAAACAAGGCCGCTTCGGTGCCTACGGTGGACGGTATGTTCCTGAAACACTCATGCCCGCGTTGCTTGAGTTGGAAGAGGAATATGCCCGTGCGAAAAAAGACCGGCGCTTCCAGTCCGAGCTGGCCTCTTATTTAAAGCACTATGTCGGTCGACCCACCTCGCTCTACTTCGCGCAACGACTCACCAAGCGTCTGGGTGGCGCGAAGATCTATTTGAAGCGTGAAGACCTCTGTCATACCGGCGCCCATAAGATTAATAACGCGATTGGCCAGGGGCTGCTGGCCTTGCGGATGAAGAAGCCGCGCATCATCGCTGAAACAGGGGCCGGGCAACATGGCGTAGCGACGGCAACCGTTGCGGCGATGTTCGGTTTGCAATGTGAAATCTACATGGGGACCGAGGACATGCAGCGCCAGGCGCTGAACGTCTTCCGGATGAGATTGCTCGGTTCGACCGTGACCGGTGTCGATGCCGGGAGCCGCACGCTGAAGGATGCGATCAGCGAAGCCATGCGGGATTGGACGACGAACATCCGCACGACGCACTATATTCTCGGTTCAGTGCTTGGGGCCCATCCCTATCCCATGATGATTCGGGACTTCCAAGCCATCATCGGGCGAGAAACCAGACGTCAGATCCTGGCAGCAGAAGGCCGGTTGCCGGATTGTCTGATCGCCTGCGTCGGTGGCGGCAGCAATGCGATGGGACTTTTCCATGCGTTCATCAAAGACAAGAAGGTGAAGATGGTGGGCGTCGAGGCGGGAGGCCTGGGGGTGGCAAGCGGAAAACATGCCGCGCGTTTTGAGGGAGGTAAACCTGGCGTCTTGCAAGGCACCATGACCTATCTCCTCCAGGATGACGATGGGCAAATTAACCTGACGCATTCCGTCTCGGCCGGGTTAGATTATGCCGCAGTCGGCCCCGAACATAGTTATTTGCGGGATCAAGGTCGCGCCTCCTACACCTCGGTGACCGATGATGAAGCGATGGCGGCGTTCGACTTGCTGGCGAGAGAAGAGGGGATCATGCCGGCTCTCGAAAGTGCCCATGCCATTGCCCACACGGTGAAGGTAGCGCCCACGATGAAGAAGAGCCAGATCCTGGTCGTGAATCTCTCCGGTCGTGGAGATAAGGACGTGCAACAGGTCGCAAAGATGCGAGGAATCACGTTATGA
- the trpD gene encoding anthranilate phosphoribosyltransferase, whose amino-acid sequence MIKDAIAKLADRSSLTELEAESVMLEIMEGAATPAQIAAYLMGLRLKGETVEEISGSVRAMRAKAVRIAIGDPLTVDPCGTGGDGAHTFNISTTVAFVIAGAGLTVAKHGNRSVSSKSGSADVLSALGVKIDLPTERVADCINEVGIGFLFAPLYHGAMKHCAGPRQEMGIRTMLNLLGPLANPAGATIQVLGVYEGRLTSLLGNVLMHLGSQHCFVVHGMDGLDEITLTAKTQVSEAKGGVLSNYLLDPADLGLALVPAKQLAGGTPQENALITRDILQGRKGPKRDIVCLNAAPALVAGRKATTLQDGFRLAGQAIDSGAAAEKLARLITFTNRG is encoded by the coding sequence ATGATCAAAGACGCAATCGCCAAACTTGCCGACCGCTCTTCTCTCACCGAGCTCGAAGCCGAATCGGTGATGTTGGAGATCATGGAAGGCGCAGCGACTCCGGCCCAAATTGCCGCCTACTTGATGGGGCTTCGTCTCAAGGGAGAAACCGTCGAAGAAATATCCGGTTCCGTGCGGGCGATGCGAGCCAAGGCTGTCCGCATCGCCATCGGAGATCCTCTCACCGTGGATCCCTGTGGTACGGGCGGGGATGGCGCGCATACGTTCAATATTTCCACGACGGTTGCGTTTGTCATCGCAGGGGCAGGATTAACCGTGGCGAAACACGGGAACCGTTCGGTGTCATCCAAGTCAGGAAGCGCAGACGTTCTCTCGGCGCTCGGGGTGAAGATCGATCTACCGACGGAGCGGGTGGCCGATTGCATCAATGAAGTGGGCATCGGCTTTCTCTTTGCCCCGCTCTACCATGGAGCCATGAAACATTGTGCCGGTCCTCGACAGGAGATGGGCATTCGAACCATGCTGAATCTCTTAGGCCCGCTGGCCAATCCGGCAGGAGCGACCATCCAAGTGCTCGGCGTCTATGAGGGGAGATTGACCTCTCTGTTGGGAAACGTCCTCATGCATTTGGGATCGCAACATTGTTTTGTCGTCCATGGGATGGACGGACTCGATGAGATCACCCTGACCGCAAAGACGCAGGTGTCAGAGGCCAAAGGGGGCGTGCTGTCGAACTATCTTCTGGATCCGGCGGATCTAGGATTGGCACTGGTCCCGGCGAAACAGCTCGCAGGAGGGACGCCACAAGAGAACGCGCTGATCACGCGTGACATTCTTCAGGGGCGTAAAGGCCCCAAACGGGACATCGTCTGTTTGAATGCCGCTCCGGCTCTTGTCGCTGGGCGCAAGGCGACAACTCTTCAAGATGGTTTCCGTTTGGCTGGCCAGGCCATCGATTCAGGCGCTGCCGCCGAGAAATTGGCGCGCCTCATCACATTTACGAATAGGGGATGA
- the traF gene encoding conjugal transfer protein TraF: MIYSRWLYTVTSLMILALPAQVCAVEFVTVGPRAMGMGGAGVAVTTDALATYWNPAGLAMTQTVDIRVLGGAQVFDRLGIADAIHDLEKFNPNDPNTAANLAKAQDIAARINKPGAAISLNGSTGLYIKGHLGEHAFGLNVSDVATGGAFVSAPATATQNGAAVNLAGTMALRGLEARQLAFSYAYAFADKTFSVGVTGKIIQGASYNANTTLTGGTDVSVRDNFGKSTLSTAFGIDVGAIYRPSSWLRFGAVAKDINQPTFTAAGGGELKLEPQIRGGMAINPYSSLTLTADVDAMANKTFVPGVKSQILSLGAEQTILSEFLSFRVGGFKNMKDANTPFTPTAGLGLRIFAFRMDVGGGYDFREKGALGSLSLSLTF; this comes from the coding sequence ATGATCTATTCGCGGTGGCTGTACACGGTGACGTCTCTGATGATCTTGGCGCTTCCCGCACAAGTATGTGCGGTGGAATTCGTCACGGTGGGTCCTCGCGCCATGGGTATGGGTGGTGCGGGAGTCGCGGTCACGACAGATGCCCTGGCGACCTATTGGAACCCGGCCGGCTTGGCCATGACGCAAACGGTGGATATCAGAGTACTAGGCGGAGCTCAGGTCTTCGATCGTCTCGGTATTGCAGATGCGATCCACGACCTTGAGAAATTCAATCCAAATGATCCGAACACCGCTGCAAATCTTGCAAAGGCTCAAGACATCGCCGCTCGCATCAATAAACCCGGCGCCGCGATATCGTTGAATGGATCAACGGGCCTCTATATCAAAGGCCATTTAGGTGAGCATGCCTTCGGCCTGAATGTTTCCGATGTCGCAACAGGTGGTGCCTTCGTCAGTGCTCCAGCTACAGCGACTCAAAATGGAGCAGCCGTGAATTTAGCTGGAACCATGGCGCTCCGTGGCCTGGAGGCCAGACAGCTGGCATTCTCTTATGCCTATGCGTTCGCAGATAAGACATTTTCGGTTGGCGTAACAGGGAAAATCATCCAAGGCGCCTCCTACAATGCGAATACGACGCTCACCGGAGGAACCGACGTATCGGTGAGAGACAACTTTGGGAAGTCCACGCTTTCGACAGCATTTGGAATCGACGTGGGTGCCATCTACCGCCCCTCCTCATGGCTCCGCTTTGGTGCCGTGGCCAAAGATATCAATCAACCGACCTTCACGGCCGCAGGCGGTGGAGAATTGAAGCTGGAGCCGCAAATTCGCGGCGGTATGGCCATCAACCCCTACTCTTCTCTCACCTTAACCGCGGATGTCGATGCCATGGCGAATAAAACATTTGTGCCTGGAGTGAAGAGCCAGATCTTGAGCCTTGGTGCGGAACAGACCATTTTGTCAGAGTTTCTGTCCTTTCGGGTTGGCGGTTTTAAAAACATGAAAGATGCCAATACTCCCTTTACCCCGACTGCAGGGCTGGGCCTACGGATCTTTGCCTTTCGTATGGATGTCGGGGGCGGATATGATTTTCGTGAGAAGGGAGCACTGGGCTCTCTTTCTCTCTCTTTGACGTTCTAA
- a CDS encoding phosphoribosylanthranilate isomerase, with protein sequence MAKVKICGITSAEDARVAVEAGADALGFIFYRKSPRYIEPAVARQIIMNLPPLVIPVGVFVNEESQAVRNVMDECGLAFAQLHGNETATYCQELGRPVLKALRVKDRSAFLALAEYRGRAGVRGFVLDAFSDQAYGGTGQVIDWAVAAEAAKAANILLAGGLTPDNVGEAIKAVQPYGVDVSSGVEREPGKKDHEKVRAFIRAAKVVSQD encoded by the coding sequence ATCGCTAAAGTGAAAATCTGTGGCATTACCAGCGCTGAGGACGCGAGGGTTGCTGTCGAGGCCGGTGCCGATGCTCTCGGCTTTATTTTTTATCGAAAGAGCCCTCGATACATCGAGCCTGCGGTGGCCAGGCAAATCATTATGAATCTGCCTCCCTTGGTGATCCCGGTGGGGGTCTTCGTCAATGAAGAGTCGCAAGCCGTTCGGAATGTCATGGACGAGTGTGGCCTCGCATTCGCCCAGTTGCATGGGAATGAAACCGCGACCTATTGCCAGGAGTTAGGCCGTCCGGTCCTCAAAGCACTCCGCGTGAAAGACCGGAGTGCATTTCTTGCGTTGGCGGAATATCGTGGACGGGCCGGCGTTCGAGGGTTCGTGCTGGATGCATTTTCCGATCAGGCCTATGGGGGCACCGGACAGGTGATCGATTGGGCAGTTGCCGCAGAGGCCGCCAAGGCTGCGAACATTCTCCTGGCTGGAGGGCTCACTCCGGACAATGTCGGGGAGGCGATCAAGGCTGTGCAACCCTATGGCGTGGATGTCAGCAGCGGTGTGGAGCGTGAGCCAGGGAAGAAGGATCACGAGAAAGTGCGCGCATTTATTCGCGCTGCCAAGGTTGTCTCTCAAGACTAG
- the trpA gene encoding tryptophan synthase subunit alpha, whose translation MTSRLDRTFAQLRQRGEQALIAYVMAGDPSLEETAQLVVELERAGADIIELGVPFSDPIADGPVIQQAAERALRSGTSLRNILPMVTRLRTQTQIPLVLMAYYNNIHAFGPERFCHEAVQAGVDGLIVPDMPPDEAGPLKGPAAAAGLQLIFLLAPTSTADRRKFVARQSQGFVYYVSLTGITGAKLLNVADVAKNVEKIRKVTQVPVAVGFGVATPEDAANVAAIADGVIVGSAIVKQIAAHQQKPDMVKQVGEFVRSLKTAMKASLAKAR comes from the coding sequence ATGACATCGAGACTGGACCGAACCTTTGCACAACTTCGACAGAGGGGAGAGCAGGCCCTCATTGCCTATGTGATGGCAGGCGACCCTTCACTGGAAGAGACAGCACAACTGGTTGTGGAGTTAGAACGTGCTGGAGCCGACATCATCGAGTTGGGTGTTCCATTTTCAGACCCGATCGCCGATGGTCCCGTGATACAGCAGGCAGCGGAGCGAGCGCTGCGCAGCGGGACGTCGCTCCGCAACATCCTTCCCATGGTGACCAGACTGAGGACTCAGACTCAGATTCCATTGGTCTTGATGGCCTACTACAATAATATCCATGCATTCGGCCCTGAGCGGTTTTGCCATGAGGCGGTCCAGGCCGGTGTCGATGGGCTGATCGTGCCGGATATGCCGCCGGATGAAGCGGGCCCGCTCAAAGGCCCTGCTGCAGCAGCAGGGCTTCAACTGATTTTCCTCCTTGCTCCCACGAGTACAGCTGATAGGAGAAAATTCGTGGCGCGCCAATCACAAGGCTTCGTGTATTACGTGTCGCTCACCGGGATCACCGGCGCAAAACTGCTGAACGTGGCCGATGTGGCGAAGAATGTCGAGAAGATCAGGAAGGTGACGCAGGTGCCGGTGGCGGTCGGCTTCGGAGTGGCGACACCGGAGGATGCGGCCAATGTGGCCGCCATTGCCGATGGTGTCATTGTCGGCAGCGCCATCGTAAAGCAGATTGCCGCGCACCAGCAGAAGCCGGATATGGTCAAGCAGGTCGGGGAATTTGTCCGCTCATTGAAAACGGCGATGAAGGCATCGCTGGCTAAGGCCCGCTAG